Part of the bacterium genome is shown below.
GGGGAAAAAGAGGCAAGAATATCCCTTGCGTTTATATTGGAATCGCGTTTAGAGGGATTAATTGCAAAAAAGAAATATAAAAATATTATTCAATTGCTTGCAAAATTGTTAGATACTAAGCAAGAACCTGAAGTCAGATTTAGGGCTTCATATTTTCTTGATAGAGATGAATTTAAAATGGATTATTTCCCTGTTTTAAATAAATATAAAATTATTGATGTAATTTTAAAAGATGATACAAATATTATGGCCCAGAGTCATGTAATAAATTATCTTCACCGTTGCATTTTGGAAGGGAAATTTGTGGAGCAAAGTATTGATATCTTATACAAGCAGACAATGAAAATCGATATGATTTGGGATGACCAGTTAATTGTAAACAAAATAGCAGAGATTGTAAAAAATAGATTTCAAAACCAATCAATAAAAGAAAAATCATTAGTGAATGACAAAATTGATGCAATATTTGATAAAGGATTAGAAAAAGGTTGGGAATTATTTTATGATTTATTTTATGAATTTAAACAAAAAAAGAATTAGAATAAATACCTATGATTATGATCTTAAAATACTGGAATTAAAATGGAAAAAAATGAAAGAAAAAAATCGCCCAAAAGCCTTCCATACGAAGCTGGTAAGAAAGATATTCAACTAAAATATATTGTTGAAAATTGTATACCCGATACAGAAAAGATAAATGTATGTGATTATGGTTGCGGGAATGGTCTTTTTCTTGCGGCTCTATCATGCTTTCCTGAAAAATCAATAGGGATATATCTTCCTATAGATGAAGATGATGAGGCATGTATTGAAACAGGCAATCATATTTTGGGTAATTCCCAGATTGAAGATAAGCCTCCTAATTCATGTAAACCAAACAATATTGATTTTGAAAAATATGGCGGGAAATTTGATATTGTTATAATGCATCATATTTTCCATGAAGTTATTCAACCTTTTGAACTATTTGAACAGGCATTTAAGCTTCTTAAACCTGAAGGTAAGATAGTTATAGGAGATTTCCTGTTTTTTTATTGGTATGAACCTTACCATGTGTTTTGGGATTGCAATACGATAAGGGAACTTTTTGATTCCGAAAAATTTGATGTTAATTGTATACCCCATAAAGACCAAAATAAACATGATTCTTATTTAGCCTTTATCGCCTTAAAAAAAGGTGAAAACTATCCTACAAGACTGTTTTTCATCCCAAAGCTTAAAAATATTTATTTGAAAATGATAAAATTTTATAGAAAGATAATTGAAGATAAGGCAGATCTTCATGAAAAAGTATCTCGAGAAGTTGCAATTTATTTTATGTTAGTTGATCATATAACTCGTCGTATCGAGGAGATTAAAAGTAGTCCTCTCAACGAGGAATTGCAGTCTTTAGTAGAAATTGTGACCCCAC
Proteins encoded:
- a CDS encoding methyltransferase domain-containing protein, with protein sequence MEKNERKKSPKSLPYEAGKKDIQLKYIVENCIPDTEKINVCDYGCGNGLFLAALSCFPEKSIGIYLPIDEDDEACIETGNHILGNSQIEDKPPNSCKPNNIDFEKYGGKFDIVIMHHIFHEVIQPFELFEQAFKLLKPEGKIVIGDFLFFYWYEPYHVFWDCNTIRELFDSEKFDVNCIPHKDQNKHDSYLAFIALKKGENYPTRLFFIPKLKNIYLKMIKFYRKIIEDKADLHEKVSREVAIYFMLVDHITRRIEEIKSSPLNEELQSLVEIVTPHTYKSIRSDEYGKKRFHLIVPLTWNYIAVHSDTQRDLYSDIVKTMHTATAKFICIYGQPLSGKSTLMRRVGYDLASEFKMV